A genomic stretch from Paraburkholderia dioscoreae includes:
- a CDS encoding NIPSNAP family protein — protein sequence MIIEERTYDLQPGRLGEYIELIQNEGIAIQRPILGRLIGYFHTDLGPLNQIVHIWAYESYADRAARRARLAADPGWMEYSKKVRVLSIRQRNRILLPMSFSPLPEA from the coding sequence ATGATCATTGAAGAACGGACTTACGATCTGCAGCCCGGCAGGCTGGGCGAGTACATCGAGCTCATCCAGAACGAGGGCATCGCGATCCAGCGCCCGATCCTCGGCCGACTCATCGGCTATTTCCATACCGACCTCGGCCCGCTGAACCAGATCGTCCATATCTGGGCATACGAAAGTTACGCGGACCGAGCCGCACGCCGCGCACGGCTCGCCGCCGATCCCGGCTGGATGGAATACTCGAAGAAGGTGCGCGTACTTTCCATCCGTCAACGCAACCGGATTCTGCTGCCCATGTCGTTTTCACCGTTGCCGGAAGCA